In Natronococcus occultus SP4, the following proteins share a genomic window:
- a CDS encoding DUF1616 domain-containing protein translates to MGSNGESEPGWRLPADLAAALALTALVNVAAFAPVVRETPVRIPLGLAVLLFVPGYVVVAALFPGRRDVDAIDRLSLSVVASAVVVPAVGLVLNATPWGIRLGPMLVGVSLVIVVGCVLGTRRRLAVRPDERFRVPYREWTRQKVAVVRPNGGTDLALTLSLAVAVIVAVGAAGFAVADHHGYGPENGEDDAAAISLLDSDGDLLAESEATLEPGSAGSVFVGVDNYGGEPRSYIVLALERELADDGTVTDERELERFDVTVDDGERGTVEHELEPTAGGDVQFVWLLYPDAVPEEPSTDSADAYASLMVSGEEAPG, encoded by the coding sequence ATGGGGTCGAACGGCGAATCCGAACCGGGCTGGCGGCTCCCTGCCGACCTCGCTGCGGCGCTGGCGCTGACGGCGCTGGTGAACGTCGCGGCGTTCGCGCCGGTGGTTCGCGAGACGCCGGTTCGGATCCCGCTCGGGCTCGCCGTTCTCCTGTTCGTTCCCGGCTACGTCGTCGTCGCCGCGCTGTTTCCCGGGCGACGCGACGTCGACGCCATCGATCGGCTCTCGCTGTCGGTCGTCGCGAGCGCGGTCGTGGTCCCCGCCGTTGGGCTGGTGCTGAACGCGACGCCGTGGGGGATCCGGCTCGGCCCGATGCTGGTGGGGGTCTCGCTCGTCATCGTCGTCGGATGCGTCCTCGGGACGCGGCGACGACTGGCGGTGCGGCCCGACGAGCGGTTCCGGGTGCCGTATCGCGAGTGGACTCGACAGAAGGTCGCGGTGGTCCGACCGAACGGCGGTACCGACCTCGCGCTGACGCTGTCGCTTGCCGTCGCCGTGATCGTCGCCGTCGGCGCGGCCGGGTTCGCCGTCGCTGATCATCACGGTTACGGGCCCGAGAACGGCGAGGACGACGCCGCGGCGATCTCGCTGCTCGATTCTGACGGCGACCTGCTGGCCGAGTCGGAAGCGACCCTCGAGCCGGGGTCGGCCGGTTCCGTGTTTGTCGGCGTCGACAACTACGGGGGCGAGCCGAGAAGTTACATCGTCCTCGCGCTCGAGCGGGAGCTCGCGGACGACGGCACTGTCACGGACGAGCGCGAACTCGAGCGGTTCGACGTGACCGTTGACGACGGCGAACGCGGGACGGTCGAGCACGAACTCGAACCGACGGCGGGGGGAGACGTTCAGTTCGTCTGGTTGCTGTATCCGGATGCGGTGCCCGAGGAGCCGTCGACCGACTCCGCCGATGCATACGCTTCCTTGATGGTCAGCGGTGAGGAGGCTCCCGGGTAG
- a CDS encoding IS6 family transposase: protein MAKIARLSGGSDWIELDFVERERTPRQLMELGIRLHFAGLSLSNTVRELEKFGVERSRKAVHDWVQKANLQPASNASPDHVALDETVIRINGKQFWLYAAVDPETYEFLHLRLFTTTTTALTQRFLRELREKHDVEDAVFLVDHAQHLATALQRTGLRFRPERHGNRNAVERVFREVKRRTSSFSNNFSHVDPTTAETWLQAFAVWWNLLN, encoded by the coding sequence ATGGCGAAAATCGCCCGCCTCAGTGGTGGTAGCGACTGGATCGAATTAGATTTTGTGGAGCGAGAGCGGACACCGCGTCAGTTGATGGAGCTGGGTATTCGGCTGCACTTTGCGGGATTATCGCTTTCGAATACCGTTCGAGAATTAGAGAAGTTCGGTGTCGAGCGGTCGCGGAAAGCTGTCCACGACTGGGTTCAGAAAGCCAATCTACAGCCGGCCAGTAACGCCAGTCCGGATCACGTTGCGCTCGACGAGACGGTGATCCGAATCAACGGCAAACAGTTCTGGCTGTACGCCGCTGTCGATCCCGAGACGTACGAATTCCTGCACTTACGGCTGTTTACGACGACTACAACGGCATTGACACAGCGATTCCTCCGAGAGCTTCGTGAGAAACACGACGTCGAAGACGCCGTGTTTCTCGTCGATCACGCCCAGCATCTAGCAACAGCACTCCAGCGAACCGGGCTCCGATTCCGACCCGAACGACACGGAAATCGGAATGCTGTCGAACGTGTCTTTAGAGAGGTAAAACGACGCACATCCTCATTCAGTAATAATTTCAGTCACGTCGATCCAACAACCGCCGAAACGTGGTTACAAGCCTTCGCTGTCTGGTGGAACTTGCTTAACTAA
- a CDS encoding MarR family transcriptional regulator, protein MSNSTTSVKNPHQEKARVPRAVIHKKILDAAESRPDASIEAIAEDVNGATTQMVERVLEEYGDPATPSGESEGGEEEDTDLTTSKTNSEPKNPDTEEITDDNEAETDCRLEDGNEETADSEPDTGIEMPAEKGEEDGGDQRSETMEPVRNGHESQATSSLTASELTEKQLETLREIYRRPSATQAELGDTLGVTSATINQRVNTIAGFDWTNRQHIVGELFENEATNDDETTEADRSVDSDSDARCDSSIESSKNADTSSESVNSREEQPKAESDAVRSRASSTEGSTRDREHEREDHVLTGTSSRVTADSLEELEELETRITVLADQVEMLTDRSAEHSLSSLSPELIHKIVHACLTAEHISQEEELRILRSLVATGSE, encoded by the coding sequence ATGAGTAACTCGACGACGTCTGTCAAAAATCCTCATCAAGAAAAAGCGAGAGTGCCACGGGCGGTAATCCACAAGAAAATCCTCGATGCCGCGGAGTCGCGTCCGGATGCTTCGATAGAAGCGATTGCAGAGGACGTGAACGGCGCAACCACCCAAATGGTTGAACGGGTTCTCGAGGAGTACGGCGATCCAGCGACTCCCTCTGGTGAAAGCGAAGGTGGTGAGGAGGAGGACACGGATTTGACAACCAGCAAAACGAATAGCGAACCCAAAAATCCGGATACAGAAGAGATCACCGACGATAACGAGGCGGAGACGGATTGCAGACTCGAAGACGGTAACGAAGAGACAGCAGATAGCGAACCCGATACTGGTATCGAGATGCCGGCCGAAAAGGGGGAGGAAGACGGAGGGGATCAACGATCGGAAACGATGGAGCCAGTGAGAAACGGGCACGAATCGCAAGCAACGTCATCACTCACAGCGTCGGAACTCACCGAAAAGCAACTGGAGACACTCCGTGAAATCTACAGACGGCCGAGCGCGACGCAAGCCGAACTCGGCGATACGCTCGGCGTCACGAGTGCAACGATCAACCAGCGGGTGAATACGATCGCTGGGTTCGATTGGACAAACCGACAACATATAGTCGGCGAATTATTCGAGAACGAGGCCACGAACGACGATGAAACCACTGAAGCGGATCGGAGTGTCGATTCGGACTCTGATGCACGCTGCGACAGTTCTATCGAGAGCAGTAAGAACGCGGATACGAGTAGTGAAAGTGTAAATTCACGCGAGGAACAACCGAAAGCGGAGAGCGATGCGGTTCGTTCCCGAGCTAGTAGTACCGAGGGTTCAACCCGTGACCGGGAACACGAAAGAGAAGATCACGTTCTCACCGGAACTTCGTCTCGAGTCACTGCAGATTCGCTCGAAGAACTTGAGGAACTCGAAACCCGAATAACAGTATTGGCGGACCAAGTCGAGATGCTAACGGACCGATCTGCGGAGCATTCGTTATCCTCTCTTAGTCCCGAACTGATACACAAAATCGTCCACGCTTGTCTCACTGCTGAGCACATCTCTCAAGAAGAGGAACTCCGTATCCTGAGGAGTCTAGTGGCTACTGGCTCGGAGTAG
- a CDS encoding HVO_A0556 family zinc finger protein, with protein MLDRQSSRRMTQLVLANLEEDRCHYCNGGALEVAAYKGNIAIVCDMCETPMAQFWDRTHAAVEDTDTNSG; from the coding sequence ATGCTCGACCGACAGTCTTCGCGGCGTATGACACAGCTAGTACTTGCTAACCTCGAGGAGGACCGCTGTCACTACTGTAACGGCGGAGCACTCGAGGTAGCGGCCTACAAAGGAAACATCGCGATCGTCTGTGACATGTGTGAAACGCCGATGGCACAGTTTTGGGATAGAACTCACGCTGCCGTCGAAGACACCGATACCAATAGCGGATAG